atatatatatatatatatatatatcaataaatCTCTCCCTATTTAAGGGGTGTTGACTGTTGAGTTATTGTTATGGTCCATTGCAAGGTATAGGACTTGAGTCCCATAGAGATATTGCAATGTCCTCATGTGGGGTTTATACTTGGTCTCTCCCATCTTAATAACTAGCTTTTGGATTGTGGCTCTCCCTAGGTTGTatcaatggtatcagagccacccACCGCCCTCTGTGCCTGACGCCGGTTTGTTATGGTCCAATGCAAGTTATGGGACTTGAGTCCCATATCGGTATTGCAATGTGCCAATGTGGCGTTTATAAATAGCCTTGGGTTTTCCCACCTTAATAGCTAACTTTTGGGGTACGGTTCTCCCTATGTTATATAAGTTATCAAGGCGTGAGTTCTTGTTCTCGGTTCTCTAGTGGAACTAAAACATAATTATGTAAAATGTTATACCTTAAAATCTATGTTATTGTTCTCGATTCTCTAGTAGAACTAAAACATAATTATGTAAAATGTTATACCTTAAAATTTATGTTAGCTAATTGCTAGTTTTCCAAAAGTATGAAAAGTTAAGTAGGAAGGGCCTCTCAAAATGTGAACTTTTTCCGTCCATGACCCAAACAAGCTTCTCTGTCCATGcaaaatcaacaataacaatgatcCAATAAAATCCGACAAGTAGAGTCTATGGAGGGTAGCGTGTACACAGACTTTACCTTTACCCCGCAGGGATAGAAAAGTTGTTTCCGATATACCCTCGACTTGAGAAGACAAAAAGAGACTGTCCATGCAAAATCATTATGCATATATCAACAATGTAGCGAATGTTGTGTGTTTTATACGACAGAAGTCATTCTTCATGAAAAACAAAATTTCGTGAAAACGTTGTCTATGAAAGATATGTTTTTTAAAATGTTCTATATGAAAAGTATTTTTATATTAAATGTTTTCTGATGTTTTGTTGTGAGTAAAAAGAAATTCGGAAAAGAATATTAAAGGTTAGTAATAGTATTAGCAAATTAGATAGTGTTTTGATGAAATCTTTGAGTATTAAAGATTAGACTAATGATGTCTAAGATCAATTTGGAGCAAATGATATGAAATTAGAAGACATTTTAAAGGAAGTGACTTCCGCATGTAAGTTAGGGAAGTCATTTTCCAAATATTAATAGAAAAGTTTTtccttggaaaatattttctcgtACCAGACATCAAAATTTGACTACCTCCTGGAAAACATATTTCCTCGAATATGACTTTTCTCGTACCAAATACACTACATTGCCATTTGCAATAGGGAAAGAAGAGGTAGATACTGAAACTATGCAGCATGATTCTTGGATGGAGAAAGGAAAGCAACATTCGTGCAAATGCAGCTAAAAGCAAAACATAAGGAGGACAAATGTATTGCAGTGAAACATCTTAAATCAAATATGAGGAATTATTCACCTCAACTTGAAATAAAGCTTTACAAACCCCTAGTACATCCGACCGCTACACTCTGAAGATCCACAATAGCATTTCTTCACCTTGATATTGCCATTGGAGTCACGTACCTGATCCACGGAATAATTATAATGGTAACTCAGCTCCGCCAAAGGAGGAATGTTATCTGCTGCAAAGAACATGATATGAGGCATTTTCTTATCTTCGTGATCATAAAGAACGTTTTGTGCATACAAGTTAGGTGAACAACTGTGATTGATAAATCGCCCGACATTTCCACACTGAGCTGCATCAATTGTATAACCACCCTCTTCTACTACCTCACTTAATTCTGCTTGTGTGGAAGAGTTCACAGAACAATCGCTATAGTTCTGCCCAATATCAAAAAGGTATTCGTCACTACCAATTCTTCGTTCAGCTTCCTTGTCTTCAAGAAGCTCTCCTGCATACTCACAGATAAAGGTTCCTGAAGGAATAGATGTTAAAGCTCTCACACCCCATCCCCTTGAATTTGTCTTAAAGATCTCAAGTGGAATTTTAATACCGTGTTGGCCGACTCTATTGTAGCAAGAGGGGGGACATTTACAAGAAGGACCACATTCATAGACAAGAGGCTTCACTTCAACAATAGCTCCATTACGGTTGTATGGGATCTCGCCTCCATTTTTAACTGCACATGAGCACCTCTTGGAATCAGAACATCTACCGATACAATCACAACCTTTAGGAGGAGATCGCTGGAACCAGTCAGGATATATCATCTTCTTGATATAAGTGAATGGTGGAGGTTTCTCACCATCAATTGTGTTCACAGCACTTATCGGGAGTGTATCCTTTCCTTCTGTAATGTCATGGACACAAACACCATGCCGCACTTTGGACTTTTTTGATGACTTCACTTCTTTCCAAGCAAGCTCTGGTTGACCAGGAATTCTCACCAACTTAAACATAAAAACCATCTTACCCTTTGGCCCTTGTTCTGTCCAAAAATTATCAACCTTGTACAACCCATCATAAATATATGTTGTCACTACCTTACCTTTACCATCCACAGATTCAGACGTTTTCGTCTCCTTGGATCCACGAATCACCCGAACAGGATTCTGAACTGATATACTATTCTTCAAAGCTAAATTACCTCTTTCAAGCTTCTGATCCTCAGGAGTTTTGACCTTACCTACCACATTTCCGCCTTGCCCAGAATAAATCAATACATCAGCATCTTCCACAGCATCATCATAGACCCCTGAAGAAACAATACTAATCGCGATCAGCATACCTCCCTGCTTCATGTAATCTATACCAGCCTGATATAGGCGATGAACCCCCACAATAGCAAGTTCCACCCTGTATTGGAACTCATCTCCGACTTCAACTCCAGGAACTTCTCCCAGTATGTGCTGACCTGTGttaacttcttttccttttgcCTTGATGATTTTTGCTGCTTGAAGATCAATTCTGTTTGACCCTTGCCTCGGTTTTGCTTCTTCAGGTCTTGACTTTGACTCTTCTTCTTGCAAGAGCTTTCTACAGATAGCCTGAAACATACGAAGAGTCTCTCTAACTTTAGTTCGGGCATCACCATGACTAGAACTGTTTGGACCAAAAGGTGGTAGGGTCACGTCAAATTCACGTCGTCCTTGTCCAACGGGACGATCTTCATGTAGTGCTTCCCTATTCAAACTGTGAGCTCCATCGTTGCTGACAGCATGTAAAGCAGATCCTTCGTCATCGAACACAACTAGTGCCCTTGAAAATTCATTGGTAGCTTCGCCACCAGAAGCTGATTTTTTCTTACCCCTAGGATTACTTTTTCTGGCGACAGCTTTAGCCTTCTTGCGCCAAGACAGAGGAGACTTCTCATCTTGGTTTCCACTCACCGCACAATCTACACTAGTTTGCTTTCCCTGCCTCCATGGACAGTGTGGCTCGGCCATCAGACCTTGCACAATTGGCTTAACTATTTCATGCCCAGAACCACAAGCACTGACTGCAGTCTTTGTCAGATTGTCTTTGACCTGTGAGACAACAATTTCATTTCCACTCACAGGGCCATCtaaactcttttttttcctttgctcCCATGCACAATACGTCTCAGCACCCTGCGTAATCGGCCCAACCATTTCATTTCCACAACCAAGAGCACTAGTTGCACTAGTTGTCTTTTCACTTTCATCCTCTGAATGTACAACAATCTCCTTTCCCACAACTCCTGCATCATTCTCCTTTTTCGTCATTGTCTCGGGCATAACCACAGTTCTTTCCATCTGACTTCTTCCATCAAAATCATTTTGGATACCttcctgttcttcactgtgaacCATTGTTATTTGCTCCAACACCCTATCTTTGGGACTAGCAATGTCCCTCTCTCTCAGAGAATCAGCCTCCTCACTTTCAACCAACCTCTCTTGCAATGCCCCAGTGTCCGTAACATCTCTCAGTGTCTCAATCACTTCATTATTTATAACTGCCTTATTGAACCCAGCCACATCCTTGCTTTCTTCAGTAACACCATAGAAATTCTGTTCAGTTGGCTTAGGAACATTTGTTCCACAAAATGGAGGGAAGTCACGAACAGCAGATACTCTTCTTTTGCGGTACTTATTCTTTGGCGGGGGGGAAGCATTTTCCATAACACTAATTAGCTGCTGAGGTG
Above is a window of Nicotiana tabacum cultivar K326 chromosome 8, ASM71507v2, whole genome shotgun sequence DNA encoding:
- the LOC107825141 gene encoding uncharacterized protein LOC107825141; protein product: MASVSNDGLSNESVKKRLSENGYHSYLGIIPKYKVRKVSAVRDFPPGCGNISPKVDLNHEQDAVVSTNEDMANIVLVDVVKDSNSEIESRSVEAVDCLVNMEEHEKLDRLIGEVVSKNMGAIANELGEKISDDKSLGFELPKDLEISEMELSKETEDIQTDTLVKGVNEERSLPLVENVCGGHKTSVREIGGATDEPSPVSQVKVVLPPQQLISVMENASPPPKNKYRKRRVSAVRDFPPFCGTNVPKPTEQNFYGVTEESKDVAGFNKAVINNEVIETLRDVTDTGALQERLVESEEADSLRERDIASPKDRVLEQITMVHSEEQEGIQNDFDGRSQMERTVVMPETMTKKENDAGVVGKEIVVHSEDESEKTTSATSALGCGNEMVGPITQGAETYCAWEQRKKKSLDGPVSGNEIVVSQVKDNLTKTAVSACGSGHEIVKPIVQGLMAEPHCPWRQGKQTSVDCAVSGNQDEKSPLSWRKKAKAVARKSNPRGKKKSASGGEATNEFSRALVVFDDEGSALHAVSNDGAHSLNREALHEDRPVGQGRREFDVTLPPFGPNSSSHGDARTKVRETLRMFQAICRKLLQEEESKSRPEEAKPRQGSNRIDLQAAKIIKAKGKEVNTGQHILGEVPGVEVGDEFQYRVELAIVGVHRLYQAGIDYMKQGGMLIAISIVSSGVYDDAVEDADVLIYSGQGGNVVGKVKTPEDQKLERGNLALKNSISVQNPVRVIRGSKETKTSESVDGKGKVVTTYIYDGLYKVDNFWTEQGPKGKMVFMFKLVRIPGQPELAWKEVKSSKKSKVRHGVCVHDITEGKDTLPISAVNTIDGEKPPPFTYIKKMIYPDWFQRSPPKGCDCIGRCSDSKRCSCAVKNGGEIPYNRNGAIVEVKPLVYECGPSCKCPPSCYNRVGQHGIKIPLEIFKTNSRGWGVRALTSIPSGTFICEYAGELLEDKEAERRIGSDEYLFDIGQNYSDCSVNSSTQAELSEVVEEGGYTIDAAQCGNVGRFINHSCSPNLYAQNVLYDHEDKKMPHIMFFAADNIPPLAELSYHYNYSVDQVRDSNGNIKVKKCYCGSSECSGRMY